The genome window GAATCCACCATAATTTGTCAGTCTTTATTCCCATACCCTTAAAGATGAGGAATTCCCGAAAACTTAAAGGAGTAATGAATAACTCTAAGTGCCTGCCAGTTAATAGGCTGGCAAATTCTGAGGATAAAAGCTCTGCATTGGACCCGGTAACAAATATCTTTACCGCTTCTTTTCTATCATATTTAGCCCTTACCCAATTTTCCCAGCCTATTATCTTTTGAACTTCATCTAAAAATAAATACACTTTACCTTTGGGCTTCAAATAATCATTATATGCCTGCCAAATTCTATCTAATAAATCTATATTCAAAAAATTATAAAACCTCGGGTCCTCAAAATTAACATAAAGGGTATTGATGCTGGGAAGATTATTTTTAATTAACTCGAAGATTACCTGAAGCAAAAGAGTGCTTTTACCCGACCGTCTCACCCCTGTTACAACTACAATTTCATCCGTAGATAAATATCTTTTTATCCGTGTTAGATACTCTTCCCTAAGCACACCTATATCTATATCCTTCTCCCAAAAATTCCATAAGAGTAAAGTCTCTATTATTTGCTCGCTATT of bacterium contains these proteins:
- a CDS encoding AAA family ATPase, translated to MNSEQIIETLLLWNFWEKDIDIGVLREEYLTRIKRYLSTDEIVVVTGVRRSGKSTLLLQVIFELIKNNLPSINTLYVNFEDPRFYNFLNIDLLDRIWQAYNDYLKPKGKVYLFLDEVQKIIGWENWVRAKYDRKEAVKIFVTGSNAELLSSEFASLLTGRHLELFITPLSFREFLIFKGMGIKTDKLWWIQNKNRLNNFTLEYLQLGGFPKIVLTRDELLRKELLTQYFNDILS